Proteins encoded within one genomic window of Platichthys flesus chromosome 17, fPlaFle2.1, whole genome shotgun sequence:
- the dazl gene encoding deleted in azoospermia-like isoform X2, whose amino-acid sequence MEAYKPRGRRQAASSSKLSNGYVLPEGRLTPNALFVGGIDIKVEENEIRDFFAKYGLVKEVKIITYRGGLCKGYGFVYFNEEVNIPSIVEEHISFKGRKLKLGPAIMKERSSRSMQSWPGQAHWTSPTQYFYCACCSPVGGGVGQPSPILNGGSPYPPPYSYSNYGGGVMVPQMPMNYPQNVFAYPSTPAHWTADQRTHSVNQSFVDCGVQTMLTVM is encoded by the exons ATG GAGGCCTACAAGCCCAGGGGCAGACGCCAGGCTGCATCCTCCTCCAAGTTGTCCAATGGATACGTCCTGCCTGAGGGAAGACTGACTCCCAACGCGCTCTTTGTCGGTGGGATAGACATAAAG gtggaggaaaatgaaatacGCGACTTCTTTGCAAAATATGGCCTAGTTAAGGAAGTGAAAATCATCACATACCGTGGAGGACTCTGCAAAGG TTATGGCTTTGTGTACTTCAATGAAGAGGTCAACATTCCATCAATCGTTGAG GAACACATCAGCTTTAAGGGCCGGAAACTCAAGCTGGGCCCCGCAATCATGAAAGAAAGGAGTTCAC GGTCCATGCAATCCTGGCCTGGCCAAGCTCATTGGACGAGCCCCACCCAGTACTTCTACTGTGCTTGCTGCTCACCTGTAGGGGGTGGTGTGGGACAACCATCACCCATTCTCAACGGCGGCAGCCCCTACCCTCCG CCATACTCCTATTCGAACTACGGAGGAGGTGTGATGGTCCCACAGATGCCAATGAACTACCCACAGAATGTCTTTGCCTACCCg TCCACTCCAGCTCACTGGACGGCGGATCAGAGGACACACTCTGTCAATCAG AGCTTTGTGGACTGTGGAGTCCAGACTATGTTGACTGTGATGTAG
- the dazl gene encoding deleted in azoospermia-like isoform X1 produces the protein MKSCLDPILISTVHNRFKSFHPHEEAYKPRGRRQAASSSKLSNGYVLPEGRLTPNALFVGGIDIKVEENEIRDFFAKYGLVKEVKIITYRGGLCKGYGFVYFNEEVNIPSIVEEHISFKGRKLKLGPAIMKERSSRSMQSWPGQAHWTSPTQYFYCACCSPVGGGVGQPSPILNGGSPYPPPYSYSNYGGGVMVPQMPMNYPQNVFAYPSTPAHWTADQRTHSVNQSFVDCGVQTMLTVM, from the exons ATGAAAAGCTGCTTAGATCCTATCCTTATTTCAACAGTTCATAACAGGTTCAAGTCCTTTCACCCTCATGAG GAGGCCTACAAGCCCAGGGGCAGACGCCAGGCTGCATCCTCCTCCAAGTTGTCCAATGGATACGTCCTGCCTGAGGGAAGACTGACTCCCAACGCGCTCTTTGTCGGTGGGATAGACATAAAG gtggaggaaaatgaaatacGCGACTTCTTTGCAAAATATGGCCTAGTTAAGGAAGTGAAAATCATCACATACCGTGGAGGACTCTGCAAAGG TTATGGCTTTGTGTACTTCAATGAAGAGGTCAACATTCCATCAATCGTTGAG GAACACATCAGCTTTAAGGGCCGGAAACTCAAGCTGGGCCCCGCAATCATGAAAGAAAGGAGTTCAC GGTCCATGCAATCCTGGCCTGGCCAAGCTCATTGGACGAGCCCCACCCAGTACTTCTACTGTGCTTGCTGCTCACCTGTAGGGGGTGGTGTGGGACAACCATCACCCATTCTCAACGGCGGCAGCCCCTACCCTCCG CCATACTCCTATTCGAACTACGGAGGAGGTGTGATGGTCCCACAGATGCCAATGAACTACCCACAGAATGTCTTTGCCTACCCg TCCACTCCAGCTCACTGGACGGCGGATCAGAGGACACACTCTGTCAATCAG AGCTTTGTGGACTGTGGAGTCCAGACTATGTTGACTGTGATGTAG